Below is a window of Narcine bancroftii isolate sNarBan1 chromosome 13, sNarBan1.hap1, whole genome shotgun sequence DNA.
atattcttaaCATATATATGactttttggagaaaaaaaatctaatagtacaaaaaagaaaaaaaaataaaggagaagaaaGTCAAAACCCTTGATCTAACCAGATGCCATATCTGATTAGTATTACAGgaaaaattaaggttaaaaaaaagatatattaataaaaaaacatgGAAGAGATACAAGTCatccaatttaattacattggagtaaaattataaagtgagtcataaatgatttCCATAATTTCTGGAAACTTGTATCTAGATTATTAATTGAATAGCGAACCTTTTCCATAAACAAACAGGACGTGATGTCATGCAACCACCGATCGTGAGGAGGCGGgatagcatccttccatttaagtaagaTCACATACCTCGCCAAAAGAGAGACAAAAGAAGaattatctccctcctgttaTACCGAAGAGgggccaccaaaggattcagaattaaatctatattgaaaatTTTGGTGAACGTATAGAAAACCCCTCTCCAGTATCTCTCTatactaggacaagtccagaacatatgaattaatgacactTCTCCATTCTTTCACCTGTCACACCAGGGAATAAAAGCGAGACAAATCAGCCATAGACAAATGTGCTCTATGTTCTGCTttgaattgtaataaacaatggtgggcacataatgaagagcttttaaccaacttaagaattgtgtcccagtccacatctgatatagtcaaagcatttttttaaaaattctaactAGCAAAATCTGATTGAATCCACAATTTCTCATAAACTTTACATAATTGATGCCAGGCCAGCTGTTGATTTTAAATCTTCTCACTTTTCTTAACCAAAGATGTTGAGAGATAGAAGCCAATCCAGAAAATATGAGAGATACTTAgcaggtggagagagaagcagtaaAGGCGGCATGGTTGCCGTTGTGGggtgacgggggtgggggggggggggggggcgctgcttcagtgccagcaaccagagtttgaatccagtgTGTTTTCTTCAGgtcctccaatttcctcccactgttttaaaaaaaaacatactggggattgtaggttaattggggctcatgggccaaaagggcctgttaccgtgttgtatgtctaaattttatttgataaattaaagtgtctttttttttgtttctccttGCAGGGTATGCTGGCTTTCTATCTCCGATGCAGAGGACACCATCTCACAGCACTATAGGGGAAGCGTTACCTTACAGGGATTGCTTATGCAATGGTGGACTGTCGAACAGGAGAAACAGTGGAAGCCATTCCAAGGGCCCCCATGGCATTAAAAAGACAAATGATGGGTTGGGTTTGTTGGATTCGTATGTCTTGTCACCAGCCTCCTTGGACTGTTTGAGGCAAGGCCTGCTGAGGAACATGGGCTGCCCAGAGCAAACAGAGACTTTGGGGGATTCAAGAATGAGAAAGCCCTGTGTGAGGACAGAGAAGAGTAGCCAGCCAATGACTACAGCACCGGGTTTCTCGCCCGACGTAGACTTGCCAATGAAGAGAAGACTGGACCCGTCGGGGGTAGAGCTCAGTTGCTGCCCGTCACCGAGAACCAACAGGCTCGGTGCGCCGGTGAATCCGAGTGCAGATCAAAAGCCAATGGCCGACTCCCCCTTAAAAAGGCTGGTGGGTGAAGATGAGGGCTTGCGTCCCTCCGAAGGAGGCAGCTGGGGTCTGGTGCTTGGCAACGGGAGTGGTATCTCAAATGGTCAGCAGCGACCACTAAATGGAGGCGGATGCTCCAACTCAGGGAATCAACCTGGCTCGTCGAGCATGTCCCAGACATGCCCAGAAAAGGCGGAGTCCAGCTCAGTCCCCTGCCACCAGAATGTCACCAGTCGGTTTAGTTGTTCAGACAGTCGATTCAGGCCTGAAGCCTATGATCCTTTCAATCCGACCGACGAAGAAAATATCAACGGAGAGTTTATCGGTGGCGACTTTTCTCCCAAGGAAAGGGCGGGCttggatgaggaggaggaggaggccgaGGATGAAGAGGAGGAGAAGTACGACCCCTTTGATCCCACCGGTTCCATTGCGAGTTCAAACAATTTGAGCCCGATGGGAGATGACTCAGAGGGCGAGCTGAAAATTGTTAGCGATGCCGGACTaacggaggaggaggaggaagaggaggaggaatgcATGAGCCCTGAGTATGAGATTGAGCCGTCTCCAGAATCTACAACGGGCGTGTCATCGGATGTGGAATTACAGACCGACTGTGGGCACGTGGTCAAGTCAAATCTCGAACCCGACCTCTACAGCTCTCCTGAGTACAGAGACTTGGAACCTGAATCACAGATCAGTTTTACGCGGCGGTTGAGCTCCACAATTGAAACTGAATTCAATGCAGATCCTAAGCTCCAGCGCGAGGCTCAGCTCACCTCCCTCTCTCAACCAGACACTGACTATATTAACTCAGATAACGATTCTCAGTCCCAGAATGAACTGATCATTGACGAAACAGCCAGTGCAGTGCTTGAAGGGGATGAACCATTGTCCCCACCCGCTGGGCTTGAGTTTGGCTTCATGCGCAGCCCTGATCCAAAGATGCAAGTGGAGGCTGAGACGATGAAGGGTACAGAGAAACGGACCCGGTCCCTGGAAGAAGGTGACGCATGGAAAAGCGGACAAAGGAAGGAGCCAAACCTCCGATCTAAGGCTAGTCCGGCAAAGACACCCAAGCAAGGAGCAGCTTCCGACTTACAGAATGCACCCAGGTACACAAAGGACCCTGGAAGGGCTGCGCCAGAGATGGTAGGAACCCGGGAATCCCAGAACCGGCCAGCCGAAAAGAAGGGCTCGGGTAGCCGCGCGGCGCCCAGCTCGTCGTCGAAGCCACGCTCGAGGGCTGAGGCACCGCgaaaggagaaacccagcagcaagGTGCACTTGAAGGCTGAGCACAAAAGCAAGTCCTTGTCCTCCACCAGGTACCGCCACAAGTCCCACCGCACCGTTGAGAGGAAGGACAACCTCGTTTTCACGGTGAACGTCTCCAAGTGGCCGGAGGACTCGCGCAAATATGAAGACTCGGAAATAGAAGAAGGTGAGATTGTTCAGCAGGATGATGAGAACTTCAGCCCTGCGAGGACCTTTCGCTCCCGGGGAAGAATCTTCGAGCGACTGAGAGGGGTCGAAGGAGATGATTTTATATCTCTCCACGCCGACTCTGATGAAGGGGCGCTGCAGATTGACCTGGGTGAAAACTCAGTCGAGGGTGGACGAAAGAAATTGGATCGGAGGAGAAAGGTGTCGGGGCAGCAGCGGGAGAAGCTACCAAAGCACTCAAGGTCGCCAGCAGAGTCCAAAGGGCAGTCTGGCTCCCATTCAGAGTCCAGCTCCCGCAGCCGGAAAAAACGCAAAAGGGAACACAAGAAGACCCGGTCGAAGGACCGGAAACGATCCAGGTCTCAGTCACGTGAGCGTAAAAGGTCCGCGTCCCGCACCAGACTGCGACTCCATCGCAAGAAGTCCCGGTCAAGATCCAGGTCCTGGGAGCGGAGGCGATCGAGCTCACGCTCGCGCCACAAGGTATCCCGCTCCCGCACCCGCTCCAGGGAGCACCGGAGGTCCCGGTCCTGGTCGCCTTCTGTCGGCACCGGTGCATCCACCTTGGGGTCCCTGCGGGCATCAGCCGAGAGGTGGAAGGGTCGGCTGCCCCAGTCGAGGGAAGGCGGGTCGTTCCGCCGCTCCCGCTCGAGCAGCAAGTCGAGGAAGGAGAGGCGCAAGAAGGAGAAGCACCGGGAGCAGGAGTCTGCGAAGCGCCGGAGACATTCGAGGTCGAGATCCAAAGAGAGGACCCAGAGGGAGAAGAGACAACCCAGCCCTTCCCCGAGAAGGTCAAAAGAAAAGAATGAGAAAGAGAAAGACAGGAGTAGAGAAAGAAACCCCGTGagtgaaaagaagcaggaaaagaATGTCAAGGCTCGTCGGGACAGCCGAATAGTTGTACCTCCTTCAATTCAGGAACTGAACGATGATGACATACTCATTAAAGCTCGCTCTATTACCAGAACTATAACTGTGAATCCAGGGGAGGCCATGGAAGACCAAGAAGATTCCATGGAGGTGGCAGCCCTCTCCCCAAATCGGGAGGCTGCATATGACTCGGACGAGCTGGGCTTTGAGAACAGCTTCTCTGACACTGATCCAGCTGACCACTTGCAGGAGGGCAGGACGCCAGGGAAAGGGACAGACAGCAAGAACGACAGGAGGAACATCCATGAAAAAGGCCGCCGGGCCGGGGAGCCCAGCGTCAAGCCAGGCAAAGTCAAGGAGCGGAAGAGGGCCCACCCGGAGGAGAAGCCTGCCAAGGAGAAGCGGAGAAAGAAGCTGAGTGACGGGCAGAAGGGGGTGGCCCCGGCAGACAGCCTGAAGGTGGAGAAGAAGGCAAAGGAGCATTCCACTGGGGGCCAGCCGGGCAAGAAAATCAAGGGACCTGCCAAAGAGAGCAAGCACCAGGTGCCGCGGAAAGTGAAGCTCCAGTCAAAGGTGGCCGTCCTAATCCGAGATGGAGTGAGCTGCGCTGCCTCAATGAAGGAGGAGCGCGGGAAAGGCGGAGGCTTGATTGGCGTGAAGTTCAGCCGCGACCGGGAGAGCAGGTCACCGTTCATGAAGACAGAGGACAACAAGATCCCCGAGCAAAAGGCCAGCCGTCACCGAGACGATGGCCCAGACAACAAGGGTGCCCCCTTGAGGCCAGTGAAGGGGAAGGTGCCTACAGCAGCGAAACCGCGGTCGACTGCGAAGAAGGCCAAGGCAGCCAGCGGGAAGGCCAAGAGCTCtgggaagaagaggaaggaggccAAGCCCAAAGCCGCCCTGAAGAAGGCGGCGTCTGACAGTGGAAGCAGCAGCAAGGACTCCAGCCCCTTTC
It encodes the following:
- the scaf1 gene encoding serine/arginine repetitive matrix protein 2 isoform X1, whose translation is MEEDENQDPQQNGTLGDEPGLDQCTESQRERGAEQARLLPQPLGQSTRGNRPECNTPTRAGCVDSPCTQQVKNSLQRLRVMNMATREPNDYGKMCQRDSRKKKQIRRRKACLPVESNVATRNSPEAAVLSPHGPAGSANPEKEVVSVLLSHLTSALQHIGSKYGTTLQARLNPDPETVADLGPSYFGRLEPENTEETTDLQEDGTSCLGIRFVCHPGFTMKKDQTWRYKSGYAGFLSPMQRTPSHSTIGEALPYRDCLCNGGLSNRRNSGSHSKGPHGIKKTNDGLGLLDSYVLSPASLDCLRQGLLRNMGCPEQTETLGDSRMRKPCVRTEKSSQPMTTAPGFSPDVDLPMKRRLDPSGVELSCCPSPRTNRLGAPVNPSADQKPMADSPLKRLVGEDEGLRPSEGGSWGLVLGNGSGISNGQQRPLNGGGCSNSGNQPGSSSMSQTCPEKAESSSVPCHQNVTSRFSCSDSRFRPEAYDPFNPTDEENINGEFIGGDFSPKERAGLDEEEEEAEDEEEEKYDPFDPTGSIASSNNLSPMGDDSEGELKIVSDAGLTEEEEEEEEECMSPEYEIEPSPESTTGVSSDVELQTDCGHVVKSNLEPDLYSSPEYRDLEPESQISFTRRLSSTIETEFNADPKLQREAQLTSLSQPDTDYINSDNDSQSQNELIIDETASAVLEGDEPLSPPAGLEFGFMRSPDPKMQVEAETMKGTEKRTRSLEEGDAWKSGQRKEPNLRSKASPAKTPKQGAASDLQNAPRYTKDPGRAAPEMVGTRESQNRPAEKKGSGSRAAPSSSSKPRSRAEAPRKEKPSSKVHLKAEHKSKSLSSTRYRHKSHRTVERKDNLVFTVNVSKWPEDSRKYEDSEIEEGEIVQQDDENFSPARTFRSRGRIFERLRGVEGDDFISLHADSDEGALQIDLGENSVEGGRKKLDRRRKVSGQQREKLPKHSRSPAESKGQSGSHSESSSRSRKKRKREHKKTRSKDRKRSRSQSRERKRSASRTRLRLHRKKSRSRSRSWERRRSSSRSRHKVSRSRTRSREHRRSRSWSPSVGTGASTLGSLRASAERWKGRLPQSREGGSFRRSRSSSKSRKERRKKEKHREQESAKRRRHSRSRSKERTQREKRQPSPSPRRSKEKNEKEKDRSRERNPVSEKKQEKNVKARRDSRIVVPPSIQELNDDDILIKARSITRTITVNPGEAMEDQEDSMEVAALSPNREAAYDSDELGFENSFSDTDPADHLQEGRTPGKGTDSKNDRRNIHEKGRRAGEPSVKPGKVKERKRAHPEEKPAKEKRRKKLSDGQKGVAPADSLKVEKKAKEHSTGGQPGKKIKGPAKESKHQVPRKVKLQSKVAVLIRDGVSCAASMKEERGKGGGLIGVKFSRDRESRSPFMKTEDNKIPEQKASRHRDDGPDNKGAPLRPVKGKVPTAAKPRSTAKKAKAASGKAKSSGKKRKEAKPKAALKKAASDSGSSSKDSSPFRIKEELLWSSSEKSDDKANLPSPAKDTVEQGLSPLSQISESTSQPLEPAFVPKEPPQHQPPPPLPPQQAKDYHEHTDTSKVNGDKPRTLSKPLSWDLQTGGGMLALTALLFKMEEANRAKAQDSFQAITQILSQAKPPASQVPTSLPGHLPASQPAPKFLRQGALSMLGTSAGPPTLLGSASQPPATSSVKLFGMLDSTETAKTEGTTSSDANMDSDRYLKKLHTQERAVEEVKLAIKPFYQRKEINKEDYKDILRKAVHKICHSKSGEINPVKVANLVKAYVEKYKYSRRHNKRPEDSSLHSNGKEAGKLEKHGKVSAQT
- the scaf1 gene encoding serine/arginine repetitive matrix protein 2 isoform X2, with product MKTRIHSRTGLWGMNQDWISALNRREKENSLQRLRVMNMATREPNDYGKMCQRDSRKKKQIRRRKACLPVESNVATRNSPEAAVLSPHGPAGSANPEKEVVSVLLSHLTSALQHIGSKYGTTLQARLNPDPETVADLGPSYFGRLEPENTEETTDLQEDGTSCLGIRFVCHPGFTMKKDQTWRYKSGYAGFLSPMQRTPSHSTIGEALPYRDCLCNGGLSNRRNSGSHSKGPHGIKKTNDGLGLLDSYVLSPASLDCLRQGLLRNMGCPEQTETLGDSRMRKPCVRTEKSSQPMTTAPGFSPDVDLPMKRRLDPSGVELSCCPSPRTNRLGAPVNPSADQKPMADSPLKRLVGEDEGLRPSEGGSWGLVLGNGSGISNGQQRPLNGGGCSNSGNQPGSSSMSQTCPEKAESSSVPCHQNVTSRFSCSDSRFRPEAYDPFNPTDEENINGEFIGGDFSPKERAGLDEEEEEAEDEEEEKYDPFDPTGSIASSNNLSPMGDDSEGELKIVSDAGLTEEEEEEEEECMSPEYEIEPSPESTTGVSSDVELQTDCGHVVKSNLEPDLYSSPEYRDLEPESQISFTRRLSSTIETEFNADPKLQREAQLTSLSQPDTDYINSDNDSQSQNELIIDETASAVLEGDEPLSPPAGLEFGFMRSPDPKMQVEAETMKGTEKRTRSLEEGDAWKSGQRKEPNLRSKASPAKTPKQGAASDLQNAPRYTKDPGRAAPEMVGTRESQNRPAEKKGSGSRAAPSSSSKPRSRAEAPRKEKPSSKVHLKAEHKSKSLSSTRYRHKSHRTVERKDNLVFTVNVSKWPEDSRKYEDSEIEEGEIVQQDDENFSPARTFRSRGRIFERLRGVEGDDFISLHADSDEGALQIDLGENSVEGGRKKLDRRRKVSGQQREKLPKHSRSPAESKGQSGSHSESSSRSRKKRKREHKKTRSKDRKRSRSQSRERKRSASRTRLRLHRKKSRSRSRSWERRRSSSRSRHKVSRSRTRSREHRRSRSWSPSVGTGASTLGSLRASAERWKGRLPQSREGGSFRRSRSSSKSRKERRKKEKHREQESAKRRRHSRSRSKERTQREKRQPSPSPRRSKEKNEKEKDRSRERNPVSEKKQEKNVKARRDSRIVVPPSIQELNDDDILIKARSITRTITVNPGEAMEDQEDSMEVAALSPNREAAYDSDELGFENSFSDTDPADHLQEGRTPGKGTDSKNDRRNIHEKGRRAGEPSVKPGKVKERKRAHPEEKPAKEKRRKKLSDGQKGVAPADSLKVEKKAKEHSTGGQPGKKIKGPAKESKHQVPRKVKLQSKVAVLIRDGVSCAASMKEERGKGGGLIGVKFSRDRESRSPFMKTEDNKIPEQKASRHRDDGPDNKGAPLRPVKGKVPTAAKPRSTAKKAKAASGKAKSSGKKRKEAKPKAALKKAASDSGSSSKDSSPFRIKEELLWSSSEKSDDKANLPSPAKDTVEQGLSPLSQISESTSQPLEPAFVPKEPPQHQPPPPLPPQQAKDYHEHTDTSKVNGDKPRTLSKPLSWDLQTGGGMLALTALLFKMEEANRAKAQDSFQAITQILSQAKPPASQVPTSLPGHLPASQPAPKFLRQGALSMLGTSAGPPTLLGSASQPPATSSVKLFGMLDSTETAKTEGTTSSDANMDSDRYLKKLHTQERAVEEVKLAIKPFYQRKEINKEDYKDILRKAVHKICHSKSGEINPVKVANLVKAYVEKYKYSRRHNKRPEDSSLHSNGKEAGKLEKHGKVSAQT